Proteins encoded by one window of Candidatus Nitrosocosmicus hydrocola:
- a CDS encoding discoidin domain-containing protein: MFQYPKVKNVVITSAFIVFMISSALISVSPVTVLAQPSELPKASLLYNGGISDLKPSLTVKDKLMTKIQVPEDEHEFEFNSLIYAINRGDKVSFDFEEEPSQVDAFLIDYETDYSTLWALEKSATGEFTANTPSPGLYNLDVHAIYPDGEYVSYSKLVNVVDNNLNLLSLTPQSNQCGNELALDKLTAMGNPATSVLNKMINQPLIKELSFGIIDELNVQLADVKNICGIQLGLKNAQNDINFFAVQSSSDGNLYSDPIVFSNTGFSGELPEIYVYPSSVEAKFLKIVPLGSTLEKGLGITDFKLFGH; the protein is encoded by the coding sequence TTGTTTCAATATCCTAAAGTAAAGAATGTTGTAATTACAAGCGCATTTATAGTCTTCATGATTAGTTCCGCATTAATATCTGTAAGTCCAGTTACTGTACTTGCTCAACCCTCAGAACTACCCAAAGCAAGCTTGCTTTACAATGGAGGTATTTCGGACTTGAAACCGTCATTGACAGTAAAGGACAAATTGATGACCAAAATTCAAGTACCAGAAGATGAACACGAGTTTGAGTTCAATTCATTGATCTATGCCATAAATAGAGGAGATAAAGTATCTTTTGACTTTGAAGAAGAGCCATCACAAGTAGACGCATTTCTAATAGATTATGAAACAGATTATAGCACATTATGGGCATTAGAGAAGTCAGCCACCGGAGAATTTACTGCAAATACACCATCTCCAGGCCTTTATAATTTAGATGTTCATGCAATATACCCAGATGGAGAATATGTATCATATTCAAAATTGGTTAATGTAGTAGATAACAACCTAAATCTATTGAGCTTAACTCCACAGTCTAACCAGTGTGGAAATGAATTGGCGTTAGATAAGTTAACAGCAATGGGCAATCCAGCTACAAGCGTTTTGAACAAGATGATAAATCAGCCATTAATTAAGGAACTTTCATTTGGAATAATAGACGAATTAAATGTACAATTGGCAGATGTTAAGAACATTTGTGGTATACAATTAGGACTTAAAAATGCACAAAATGACATAAACTTCTTTGCAGTACAAAGTTCCAGTGACGGTAATTTGTATTCTGATCCAATAGTATTTTCTAATACAGGATTCAGCGGAGAATTGCCAGAAATTTACGTTTATCCATCATCTGTTGAAGCAAAGTTCTTAAAGATAGTACCCCTTGGAAGTACTTTAGAAAAGGGTCTCGGGATAACAGACTTTAAATTATTTGGTCATTAG
- a CDS encoding RidA family protein, translated as MNPEKKIESLNLVIPKGISKALGSYVPIVRVDNLVFISGQIPLDIDSPNNDLKYRGKVGKQISIEDAQSACKICCLNAISILKNLVGDLDKVKRIIKITGYVNCDDSFTEHPKVINGASDFLIEIFGEIGRHSRVAVGVNSLPINAPVEIDFIVQLYE; from the coding sequence ATGAATCCTGAGAAGAAAATAGAATCACTAAATCTTGTAATACCAAAAGGAATATCAAAAGCACTAGGCTCATATGTTCCAATAGTAAGAGTAGATAATCTTGTTTTCATTTCTGGTCAGATACCACTTGATATCGATTCTCCAAATAATGATCTAAAATATAGAGGTAAAGTGGGAAAACAAATTTCTATAGAAGATGCACAATCAGCTTGCAAAATCTGCTGTCTAAACGCGATTTCAATTCTGAAAAATTTGGTTGGGGATTTAGATAAAGTAAAAAGAATTATCAAAATAACTGGTTATGTAAATTGTGATGACTCTTTTACGGAGCATCCAAAGGTAATAAATGGCGCATCTGATTTTCTTATTGAAATCTTTGGAGAAATTGGGAGACATTCTAGAGTGGCAGTTGGGGTAAACAGTTTGCCTATAAACGCCCCAGTGGAAATCGATTTTATAGTTCAACTGTATGAATAA
- a CDS encoding discoidin domain-containing protein yields MKKYNNFLSIFLALTLILSSPGLADFVTQAYASVNLNDIIGGYLDGGLSPGNSGNWPWPWPNPNPEPTPQPQPQPTPQPQPQLPADCTEAKVTRIGASGYDGTTVPQNVLDKNFNTRWSEYGKGSYIQIELEKNDILCAVDIAWHRGDMRTNDFTISTSQDGSSFTTLFSGKSRGDSNSYESYVNADPALKAKFIRVTVNGNTENDWASISEIRAFSKPSSSDPTPTPTPTPTPTPTPTPTPTPTPTPTPNPDPIPADCTEAKVTRIGASGYDGTTVPQNVLDKNFNTRWSEYGKGSYIQIELEKNDILCAVDIAWHRGDMRTNDFTISTSQDGSSFTTLLTDRSSQQTNSYESYVIKDSTLKAKFIRVTVNGNTENDWASISEIRAFSKPSSSDPTPTPTPTPTPTPTPTPTPTPTPDPNSGVDVFGIKKIYKDKPNGEKWFMNMNNPNSDSRFDPKLTLKKNSDGSWKVTSDKVRMNVFTSTGYHQDDIGTYDQDQLSSKGYMQAVNDWRNLEITGIVKINSASDSDFDLTWYAHGGKHNSDVPCEGTAYKGGLFKDGRSRYAKEQWHSGGYSFTPAQKNIGSIEDKWVGYKAIMYNTVVNGEPVVKLENWVDENNDGNWKKIFGYTDSGGFGDEGDRCGGSADELISWGGPIVTFRWDGSSDVDIKDLSVREISP; encoded by the coding sequence ATGAAAAAGTATAACAACTTTTTAAGTATTTTTCTAGCATTAACTTTGATTCTTTCATCTCCGGGTTTGGCCGATTTCGTTACTCAAGCATACGCCAGTGTGAATTTAAATGACATTATTGGCGGGTACTTGGATGGTGGGCTTTCTCCTGGAAACAGTGGAAACTGGCCTTGGCCTTGGCCCAATCCAAATCCTGAACCAACTCCTCAGCCCCAACCTCAACCAACTCCTCAGCCCCAACCTCAACTACCAGCAGACTGTACTGAAGCTAAAGTTACTCGTATAGGTGCAAGTGGATATGACGGTACCACCGTGCCACAAAACGTTCTTGATAAAAACTTCAACACAAGGTGGTCAGAATATGGTAAAGGTTCGTATATCCAAATCGAACTTGAGAAAAACGATATACTTTGTGCAGTAGATATCGCATGGCATAGAGGTGATATGAGGACAAATGACTTTACCATTTCAACCTCACAAGATGGGTCAAGCTTTACAACTTTGTTCTCTGGAAAGAGCAGAGGCGATAGCAATTCATATGAGTCATATGTAAACGCAGACCCTGCTTTAAAAGCAAAGTTTATCCGAGTTACTGTAAATGGAAACACAGAGAATGATTGGGCTTCTATATCTGAAATCCGTGCATTTTCCAAACCTTCATCGTCCGATCCAACCCCTACTCCTACACCAACCCCTACTCCTACACCAACCCCTACTCCTACACCAACCCCTACTCCTACACCAACCCCCAACCCTGACCCCATACCAGCAGACTGTACTGAAGCTAAAGTTACTCGTATAGGTGCAAGTGGATATGACGGTACCACCGTGCCACAAAACGTTCTTGATAAAAACTTCAACACAAGGTGGTCAGAATATGGTAAAGGTTCGTATATCCAAATCGAACTTGAGAAAAACGATATACTTTGTGCAGTAGATATCGCATGGCATAGAGGTGATATGAGGACAAATGACTTTACCATTTCAACCTCCCAAGATGGGTCAAGCTTTACTACTCTTTTGACTGATCGAAGCTCCCAACAAACCAATTCTTATGAGTCATATGTTATCAAGGATTCTACTTTAAAAGCAAAGTTTATCCGAGTTACTGTAAATGGAAACACAGAGAATGATTGGGCTTCTATATCTGAAATCCGTGCATTTTCCAAACCTTCATCGTCCGATCCAACCCCTACTCCTACACCAACCCCTACTCCTACACCAACCCCTACTCCTACACCAACCCCTACTCCAGATCCTAATAGTGGAGTAGATGTTTTCGGAATAAAGAAAATTTACAAGGATAAGCCAAACGGGGAAAAATGGTTCATGAACATGAATAACCCGAACTCAGATAGCCGATTTGATCCTAAATTAACACTAAAGAAAAACAGCGATGGATCGTGGAAGGTAACATCTGACAAAGTTAGAATGAATGTGTTTACTAGTACAGGATATCATCAAGATGATATTGGTACCTATGATCAAGATCAATTATCTAGCAAGGGATATATGCAAGCAGTAAATGACTGGAGGAATCTGGAAATAACGGGAATTGTAAAAATAAATTCAGCATCTGATTCGGACTTTGATTTGACCTGGTATGCACATGGTGGAAAACACAACTCTGATGTTCCATGTGAAGGAACTGCATATAAGGGTGGATTATTCAAAGACGGTCGCTCTCGATATGCAAAAGAACAATGGCATTCAGGAGGTTACTCTTTCACACCTGCACAAAAGAATATTGGATCAATTGAAGATAAATGGGTCGGATACAAAGCAATTATGTACAACACTGTGGTAAATGGAGAACCGGTAGTAAAGCTCGAAAACTGGGTTGACGAAAATAATGATGGAAACTGGAAAAAGATCTTTGGTTATACCGACAGTGGTGGATTCGGTGATGAGGGTGATAGATGTGGAGGAAGTGCAGATGAATTGATTTCATGGGGAGGTCCAATCGTAACATTCCGCTGGGACGGAAGCTCTGATGTTGATATAAAAGATCTCAGTGTTAGGGAAATATCACCCTAA